In Mucinivorans hirudinis, the DNA window TTTCATTCCTATTTTTTATCGTTCTCATTATCATATTTTTCAAGTTAGACCATCGGGATTCATTGTTATTGTCCGTACAATAACACAAACTTGCTTAGCTAAACCCCTTAAATTTTACGTTATATCATAATTGGTTTCACTTTTAGTTTCACTGTACATCATCTTCAGAATCATTAGCATCATCAATTGGATTTTGTTTATTCATAATCTCGTCGATAGGTTCTTTGTAGGTTTCGAGGTGATGAGTGAGGATTGTGTCTACGAGGGATGCAGCCCGTAACCTGTTCGCTCCTGTTTTGGTAAAATCCCCTGCTCAGAGAGGAATTGTTTTATACTGATATTTTTAATGTCGTACATAAGCTGTTTTTTTGTGAGAATGTGAGAAAATCCCATCAATCTCCTGTGAAATAAAAAGTTAAGTAGCTCACAAACTTCTAACACAATTTCAAAGTGTGAGAAATACGTTTCTGCAAATGTGAGAAAGTGAGTAGTGTGTGAGTTTTTTGTGAGAATAGATATGTAATAGATAATCAAAGTATTATATATCACAATCTAACAAACTAACAGAATTGCGTTCAATCGCTCTTTGGTGATGGTGTAGTACCGTCCGGCGGTGGTTTTTCGCTCGGTACTGCCGTCGTAGCGTAGAGCGTATGTCGAATAATACTGCGATGTTGGCACAGGTTGCAACTCCCAATTGTGTCGCAAAATTCTCCGTAGGTGTGGATGTTCTACCCGAATACCTCGCACCTCGTACTTGGGCTGTTAACTTGTTCGAACACTGCAAAGGTAGAGGGTGATATAAGTGGTGTGGATGTGGCGCAAAAAGAAACAGTCGCCTGAAAATCAAACGACTGCAAAATTATTTTAAGTGGTAAAAGTGGTGGACAGGTGGTGAAATGATACCTTTTGAGGTTTTATGAGCCTATTATCCCAAAATAGATTTCAACTCTTTGGCGAACTGCATCGATTTTTGGCTCGGAATATCAGATACAGGCTCACGATATTTAGAACTGTAGTAACTTTCGGATATTTCCAATTTGCGAAGCATCTCGACACGCCACACGGCTTTGTCTGCTCCTTTGATCTTTTCACTAAGGCTGTGGATCAGATAACACATTCTTGTTTTTTCGCCAGACTTGATTTTCAGCACCGACGATGTGGCTTGATTATTCAGCGTAGCATACAAATCGAGTTCTGAAATCGCTTCAAACTGCTGGTCATTACATAGCTTATGAATAGCCGAAACAAGCCCCATATCAAAATATCCTGCCGATGGAGCAGTTGGGGTAACCACTGGCGTAACTGTTTTTATTTCAGTGGGCAGATATTTTTCGACAATCTCTTGGAAGGTCTCCAATAGATCACACAGGCTTGCAAATGGATTAAAGTGGTATCTTTTTGCAATCGCATCACACTCTTTATGCTTTTGATATATTTCGTAAAGTTGCTCGGTGATGGCTTGATGTTGTGCAAGTGCTGACTCGTACTTATTCCGGTAGTGTTTCAAATTAGCTGAATTGGTATATTTATGGTGTTCTTTGGTAGAGGTTGTTTTCGATGTATATTCCTATCAGTTTGTCGTGCACTTGCTCGCTTTTTGAGAAACAAATTGTCTTTCGGCAAAGCCTTTTCAGGTGCGTTCTAAATGTTAAATTCAATCGCTCAATTTTCCAAGTGTAAGCCTTACTGATAACGTGTTTGCCCGCAGGTAACAGACTTGAATAAGACTCCCAATCATCAGTAAAATACCTATTTATTGGGAAACATTTCATTTTATCAAGCAACTTTTTACAGGTTTCGTTATCACGCTTGCCGTTCTGCCAAGCTACTACTAATCCGCTGCTGCGGTCGATGGCGTACCAAGTCCAACGACGATTTTTCTTGTTGCCTACAAAACTCCAAAATTCGTCCATTTCAACATTATAAGCTATTTCAACATCAAGCTCCCTGAGTAAGCCTGCCTCAACCTTGTCTAATAAATAGGGGTTAATTTCGCTTGGAGTTTTTTTTAACCTCACCTATTACCGTGTGAGGACTTATCCCTAAAACTCTTGCTGTATCACGTATTCCACTCCCATTGGTGATCATTGTGATTATCGTCCTTTTTACGTCTGGCAGGCGCCCTTTGTTCTTAAAAGATAGCTGAAAAAACTTCCCGCAAGTCTTACATTTCCACCTTTGAGTGCCATTGGGGCTATGTCCATTCTTCTGTAAATCTTCGCTACCGCAAAATGGGCAGCTAACTACTTTTACGTGTCTCATTTTCTCCGAGTTTTATACCTCAAAGATAAACATAATTCAGCTAATTCGCAACACTACCCTTATTCCAAGCATCATCATCGCTCAAGCCTTTGGGACGATCTACATCCTGATTTACCATTGCTGCATACTCGCAAAACTCAGTCCCACAATTATTTAACTTCAGGATAAGTTCTTCTATCTCACTGTGATGGTTCATCTCGATATTATTGCTAATACATTCGGGCTCAGCTCCATAAAATACAGCATCACTTTCGTAATATATTTCCAGAATTTTATCGAGTTCATTCTTTAGACTCGACAATACTATTGCCAATGTC includes these proteins:
- a CDS encoding DNA primase, which encodes MGFSHILTKKQLMYDIKNISIKQFLSEQGILPKQERTGYGLHPS